One Acetobacterium sp. KB-1 DNA segment encodes these proteins:
- a CDS encoding shikimate kinase: MNSKKKSIALIGFMATGKSTLGPMLARELEYDFIDTDAMVVANMGIEIAEIFSQFGEDTFRDAEHEALKKALSMEHRVISTGGGIILFKRNRKLLSEQAFVVSLSAQPETIYGRVKDDNTRPLLRCEDPLLRIRQLLAERQAYYDVCDFKISTETWSTEECCQRIEKAYYLKND; encoded by the coding sequence ATGAACAGCAAAAAAAAATCCATTGCCCTGATTGGGTTTATGGCAACCGGAAAATCCACCCTCGGCCCGATGCTGGCCCGGGAACTGGAATATGATTTTATCGATACCGATGCCATGGTGGTCGCAAATATGGGTATCGAAATAGCTGAAATTTTTAGCCAATTCGGGGAAGACACCTTTCGTGATGCCGAGCATGAAGCGTTAAAGAAGGCTTTATCCATGGAGCATCGGGTGATCTCTACTGGTGGTGGAATTATTTTATTCAAAAGAAACCGCAAATTATTGTCTGAACAGGCTTTTGTGGTAAGTCTGTCAGCCCAGCCGGAAACGATCTATGGTCGAGTTAAAGACGATAATACCAGACCGTTACTAAGATGTGAAGATCCGCTGCTACGAATTAGACAATTGTTGGCCGAGCGGCAGGCTTATTACGATGTCTGTGATTTTAAAATTTCAACAGAAACCTGGTCGACCGAAGAATGTTGTCAGAGAATAGAAAAAGCCTACTACTTAAAGAACGATTAA
- the panC gene encoding pantoate--beta-alanine ligase: MKIAKTITELKTYLEAIGGDKTIGFVPTMGYLHDGHLSLIKAAHAHNDVTVLSIFVNPTQFAPGEDLDAYPRDFLRDSRLAEAAGTDLLFFPDPAEIYPAGASTFVEVEGEITKKLCGQSRPTHFKGVTTVVTILFNLINPNIAYFGQKDAQQVAVIKKMVRDLHLPVQIAVCPIVREADGLAMSSRNVLLHPEERKQALVLSQSLAAAKALYQAGERSVKVLTAVIVNHINSMPLTHIDYVEILDFETLANIETITSPTLAAVAVRFEKTRLLDNIILD, encoded by the coding sequence ATGAAGATTGCCAAAACAATAACGGAACTAAAGACTTATCTTGAAGCTATTGGTGGCGATAAAACGATCGGTTTTGTCCCGACCATGGGCTATCTTCACGACGGCCATCTTTCGCTAATCAAAGCCGCGCATGCACATAATGACGTAACTGTCTTGAGTATCTTTGTCAACCCCACCCAGTTTGCCCCGGGCGAAGATCTGGATGCCTACCCCCGCGATTTTTTAAGAGATTCCCGTCTTGCCGAAGCCGCCGGAACCGATCTATTGTTTTTTCCTGATCCGGCCGAGATCTACCCGGCGGGCGCTTCCACCTTTGTGGAAGTCGAGGGTGAGATCACCAAAAAACTCTGCGGTCAGTCCCGACCGACTCATTTTAAAGGCGTGACGACCGTGGTGACGATCCTTTTTAACCTCATCAACCCCAACATCGCTTACTTTGGCCAGAAGGATGCCCAACAGGTGGCAGTGATAAAAAAAATGGTTCGGGATTTACATCTGCCTGTCCAGATTGCGGTCTGTCCGATTGTCCGTGAAGCGGATGGTTTGGCGATGAGTTCCCGAAATGTGCTGCTACATCCGGAGGAACGAAAACAGGCTCTGGTTCTCAGTCAATCGCTGGCTGCGGCTAAGGCCCTTTATCAAGCTGGCGAACGCTCAGTCAAAGTTTTAACCGCAGTTATTGTCAACCACATCAATTCGATGCCCCTTACTCATATTGATTATGTTGAAATCCTGGACTTTGAAACCCTGGCAAACATTGAGACCATCACATCACCAACCCTGGCAGCCGTGGCGGTTCGCTTTGAGAAAACCCGGCTGCTTGATAATATCATTTTAGATTAA
- a CDS encoding type II toxin-antitoxin system PemK/MazF family toxin, producing MGINKSKEELREHKDAAIKKLDFVLESIINSNNPSKADKLCYWIKTYANFINYEQRFDPKKLRRYKRGEIIKIDLGFRVGSEEGGLHYAIVLDKDNNLSSPTLTVIPLTSHKKTKEPYQFRDSEVFLGNELFNSLNLKLSEEKRLSEYKTKTLLENLALFETSLEKVSSQISFEKIDGIFKDEIVKMQNKLDEVKKHDILISKIEREIGRMKLGSIALINQITTISKIRVYDPKTNDDVLSRVKLSNDKLNLIDDCVKKLFTNIDKTIK from the coding sequence ATGGGTATTAATAAATCGAAAGAAGAACTCAGAGAACATAAAGACGCGGCGATCAAAAAGTTGGATTTTGTATTGGAAAGTATCATTAATTCTAATAATCCGAGTAAGGCGGATAAGTTATGTTATTGGATTAAAACATATGCTAATTTTATTAATTATGAACAGCGTTTTGACCCTAAAAAACTGCGAAGATATAAGCGTGGGGAGATAATAAAAATTGATTTAGGTTTTAGGGTAGGTAGTGAAGAAGGAGGGTTGCATTATGCGATAGTTTTGGATAAAGATAATAACTTATCTTCACCTACATTAACCGTGATCCCTTTAACATCACATAAGAAAACAAAAGAACCTTACCAATTTAGAGATAGTGAAGTTTTTTTAGGCAATGAATTGTTCAATAGCTTGAACTTGAAATTATCCGAGGAAAAAAGACTAAGCGAATACAAAACAAAAACTCTTTTAGAAAATTTGGCGTTATTTGAAACATCTCTTGAAAAAGTATCCAGCCAAATATCTTTTGAGAAAATTGATGGAATTTTCAAAGATGAGATTGTCAAAATGCAGAATAAATTAGATGAAGTTAAGAAGCATGATATCTTGATTTCAAAAATTGAAAGAGAAATAGGGCGAATGAAATTGGGCAGCATTGCTCTTATTAACCAGATAACAACAATTAGTAAAATAAGGGTTTATGATCCCAAAACAAATGACGATGTGTTGAGTCGAGTTAAATTGTCAAATGATAAACTTAATTTAATAGACGACTGCGTTAAGAAATTATTTACAAACATTGACAAAACAATTAAATGA
- a CDS encoding NYN domain-containing protein, with translation MKNDMKIAVLIDADNVSDKYIKYIFDEISNLGMPTFKRIYGDWTKPQLGSWKTVLLNYSITPIQQYSYTTGKNATDAALIIDAMDILYSNNVDGFCIVSSDSDFTRLATRLREAGMYVVGMGEKKTPTPFISACEKFKYLEVLASDPDTTAAEAEQSESIPNGKLSTHKEGMANKKELIQSLKTIITESSDEDGWANLGEVGSRLNNRYPDFDTRNYGHSKLRPLILSLHQFEIEARRTSKNQNSHYVVRNKAKQR, from the coding sequence ATGAAAAATGATATGAAAATTGCGGTCTTAATTGACGCAGATAATGTATCGGATAAATATATCAAGTATATTTTTGATGAAATCTCCAACCTTGGCATGCCCACCTTTAAGCGCATCTACGGTGACTGGACCAAACCTCAACTGGGGTCCTGGAAAACAGTATTACTAAACTACTCTATTACCCCCATTCAACAATATAGTTACACCACCGGAAAAAACGCTACCGATGCAGCTTTAATCATTGACGCCATGGATATTCTTTATTCCAATAACGTGGATGGATTCTGCATTGTCTCCAGCGACAGTGACTTTACCCGGCTGGCGACCCGACTCCGGGAAGCGGGTATGTACGTAGTGGGAATGGGCGAAAAGAAAACGCCCACCCCCTTTATCTCAGCCTGTGAAAAATTTAAATATCTGGAAGTTCTAGCCAGTGATCCCGACACCACCGCTGCCGAGGCGGAACAATCTGAAAGCATTCCCAACGGTAAACTAAGTACTCATAAAGAAGGCATGGCCAATAAAAAGGAACTCATTCAGTCACTTAAAACCATCATCACCGAAAGTTCCGATGAAGATGGTTGGGCAAATCTGGGGGAGGTTGGGTCCCGACTTAATAACCGCTATCCAGATTTTGACACCCGGAATTATGGCCACTCAAAACTGCGCCCGCTAATTTTATCCTTGCATCAATTCGAAATCGAAGCCCGCCGAACCAGCAAAAACCAGAATTCCCATTACGTCGTTCGAAACAAAGCGAAGCAAAGGTAG
- the panD gene encoding aspartate 1-decarboxylase, with translation MYITLFKSKLHRATVTEADLNYVGSITIDAKLLEQADILPGEKVQVVNVNNGERFETYTIVGKRSSGIICVNGAAARLVHKGDKVIIIAYAMMDRKEALNFKPRVLILDDDNHVTALKDHEVHGQSH, from the coding sequence ATGTATATCACCCTATTTAAGTCAAAACTCCATCGGGCAACAGTCACTGAGGCTGACCTCAATTATGTCGGTAGCATCACCATCGATGCAAAGCTGCTGGAACAGGCCGATATTCTTCCCGGTGAAAAGGTTCAGGTGGTCAATGTCAATAACGGTGAACGCTTTGAAACCTATACAATTGTGGGTAAACGGAGCAGCGGTATTATTTGTGTCAATGGCGCTGCGGCGCGACTGGTTCATAAGGGCGATAAGGTGATCATCATCGCCTATGCGATGATGGACCGGAAAGAAGCGCTCAACTTTAAACCTCGGGTTCTAATTCTGGATGATGACAATCATGTGACCGCACTTAAGGATCATGAGGTTCATGGCCAGAGTCATTAG
- the uraA gene encoding uracil permease — protein sequence MESRRIIQVEEKVPFKMLVPLSLQHMFAMFGASVLVPFLFGINPAIVLFMNGVGTLLFMFITKGKAPAYLGSSFAFLAPAGIVIATWGYSYALGGFVVVGLCGCILAGIIYKFGIEWINVVLPPAAMGPVVALIGLELAGTAASTAGIVSSTSYVLDEASGLYEQVVTAIVPENVIVFLVTLAFAVFGSVMFKKFLAVIPILIAIVAGYLAALITGVVGPATFAAVAEAPWFSLPNFQLPQFNLEAIIIILPVLLVIASEHIGHQIVTSKVVGRDLLKDPGLHRSLFADNFSTMLSGFIGSVPTTTYGENIGVMAVTKVYSVQVIAGAAIISIICSFVGKLSMLISTIPGPVIGGISFLLYGMIGAAGIRILVDAQVDYGKSRNLALTSVVFVVGLSGIAVNFGTIQLKGMVLAAVIGMILSLIFFILDKLKLTNDREEEHLYDQP from the coding sequence TTGGAGAGTCGAAGAATTATACAAGTGGAGGAAAAGGTGCCCTTTAAAATGCTGGTGCCGTTAAGCTTGCAGCATATGTTTGCCATGTTTGGTGCATCCGTTTTAGTGCCCTTCCTCTTTGGCATCAACCCGGCCATTGTCCTTTTTATGAATGGTGTAGGTACGCTATTATTTATGTTTATCACCAAGGGGAAGGCCCCGGCTTATCTGGGTTCCAGTTTTGCCTTTTTAGCACCAGCCGGCATTGTTATTGCCACCTGGGGTTATTCTTATGCACTCGGCGGTTTCGTGGTCGTTGGTTTATGCGGCTGTATCCTGGCTGGAATTATTTATAAGTTCGGGATTGAGTGGATCAACGTGGTGCTCCCCCCTGCGGCCATGGGTCCGGTGGTGGCACTGATTGGTCTGGAATTAGCCGGCACGGCTGCCAGCACCGCTGGTATTGTCAGCAGCACCAGTTATGTCCTTGATGAAGCTTCCGGCCTTTATGAACAAGTGGTTACTGCCATCGTTCCTGAAAATGTCATTGTTTTTCTGGTTACCCTGGCCTTTGCGGTTTTTGGATCGGTTATGTTTAAGAAATTTCTGGCAGTTATTCCCATCCTGATCGCCATTGTTGCCGGTTACCTAGCTGCTCTGATTACTGGTGTGGTTGGCCCTGCTACCTTTGCTGCGGTGGCTGAGGCACCCTGGTTTTCATTACCAAACTTCCAGCTCCCACAATTTAATTTAGAAGCGATTATTATCATTTTGCCCGTTCTTTTGGTTATTGCTTCTGAGCACATTGGTCACCAGATTGTCACGAGCAAGGTCGTCGGACGAGATCTCTTGAAAGATCCGGGTTTACACCGTTCTTTATTTGCGGATAATTTTTCGACGATGTTATCTGGTTTTATTGGTTCCGTACCAACCACTACTTATGGCGAAAATATCGGCGTGATGGCCGTCACCAAGGTCTACTCGGTTCAGGTTATTGCCGGTGCTGCGATTATTTCAATCATTTGCTCGTTTGTCGGTAAATTATCGATGCTGATCTCCACCATTCCCGGCCCGGTCATCGGCGGAATTTCCTTCCTTTTATATGGGATGATCGGTGCTGCCGGGATCCGTATTCTAGTTGATGCTCAGGTTGATTATGGCAAATCCCGTAATCTGGCCCTGACTTCAGTGGTCTTCGTGGTGGGATTATCCGGCATCGCTGTTAACTTTGGCACAATCCAACTCAAAGGCATGGTTCTGGCCGCCGTTATCGGGATGATTCTAAGCCTTATCTTCTTTATCCTGGACAAACTAAAGCTGACCAATGACCGCGAAGAAGAACACCTATATGACCAACCCTAG
- the panB gene encoding 3-methyl-2-oxobutanoate hydroxymethyltransferase, translating to MKSKFTVSSFLQAKANQEKITMLTAYDYSMAKIVNDAGIDAILVGDSLGMVVQGYESTLEVTMNDMVYHCKAVARGAENALIVGDMPFLSYHISVEDAVRNAGRLIQEGKAHAVKLEGGIDQVDNVKAIVKAQIPVMGHIGLTPQSVNMFGGFKVQGKDITKAQKVIDDALALEAAGVFAIVLEGIPEKLASLITKKISVPTIGIGAGRYCDGQVLVIHDLLGMYSGQSPKFSKRYAALNATIQEAVKSYVTEVKTTQFPEAKHTFTIDDDIINELQQ from the coding sequence ATGAAAAGTAAATTTACTGTCAGCTCTTTTTTACAAGCCAAAGCAAATCAGGAAAAAATCACGATGCTAACGGCCTATGATTATTCAATGGCCAAAATCGTCAACGATGCCGGCATTGATGCGATTCTGGTGGGCGATTCTCTGGGCATGGTGGTTCAGGGCTATGAATCGACCCTGGAAGTGACCATGAACGACATGGTGTACCATTGCAAAGCCGTTGCCCGGGGTGCCGAAAACGCCCTGATTGTCGGCGATATGCCCTTTTTATCCTATCACATTTCGGTTGAAGACGCCGTTCGCAATGCCGGCCGGTTGATTCAGGAAGGTAAGGCTCACGCCGTCAAACTTGAAGGCGGTATCGATCAGGTTGACAATGTCAAGGCCATTGTTAAGGCTCAGATTCCGGTCATGGGACACATCGGTCTGACGCCCCAGTCAGTTAACATGTTCGGCGGATTTAAGGTTCAGGGCAAGGATATTACAAAGGCTCAAAAAGTCATTGATGATGCTCTGGCACTGGAAGCAGCGGGCGTTTTTGCGATTGTCCTGGAAGGGATTCCGGAAAAATTGGCGTCCCTGATTACTAAAAAAATATCCGTTCCCACGATCGGCATCGGTGCCGGTCGCTACTGCGACGGTCAAGTGCTGGTAATTCATGATCTACTGGGGATGTACTCTGGTCAATCGCCGAAGTTTTCCAAGCGCTATGCGGCACTGAATGCGACCATTCAAGAGGCTGTCAAGAGCTATGTCACCGAGGTAAAGACGACTCAGTTCCCGGAAGCAAAGCATACCTTCACTATTGATGATGACATCATCAATGAATTGCAGCAATAA
- a CDS encoding N-acetylmuramoyl-L-alanine amidase has protein sequence MADTLLYQVHIENKGWSAWVQEGRIAGTVGQGLRIEAIRIQGVKRYRVHVENIGWMDWVQEDEIAGTVGRGLRIEAIEIECKNLNYQVHVQNVGWLDFARNGETAGTTGGGLRIEAIRLLKSDEPISVDDHRSTFTIAPAPIPVPTPEPVPAQPAQGRKSGKVYLAVGHGTQSNGVWDSGCVDGNYTEAGLMLAIGKEAAARLRALGFTVLTDADTDNDKNIAACVAQANSWGADVYVSLHCDYNKAPSGTLPIVYPGSGDGIQIANCLIASAQVRIGLSTRGVIQRDDWEVADTGMTACIFETGGIRPDIGLLTNASAFGEVVAQGIYDWF, from the coding sequence ATGGCAGATACACTACTGTATCAAGTGCACATCGAAAATAAAGGTTGGAGCGCTTGGGTCCAGGAAGGGCGCATAGCGGGAACAGTCGGCCAGGGACTACGAATCGAAGCAATTCGAATCCAGGGCGTAAAGCGATATCGTGTCCACGTTGAGAACATCGGCTGGATGGATTGGGTTCAGGAAGATGAGATTGCCGGTACCGTTGGTAGGGGCTTAAGAATCGAAGCAATTGAGATTGAATGCAAAAATCTTAATTACCAGGTTCATGTGCAGAATGTCGGATGGTTGGATTTCGCCAGAAATGGAGAAACAGCGGGAACAACTGGCGGTGGTTTGAGAATTGAAGCAATACGCCTACTTAAATCAGATGAACCGATAAGCGTGGACGATCATCGATCCACCTTTACGATTGCACCGGCTCCGATCCCTGTACCTACGCCAGAACCAGTACCCGCTCAACCGGCTCAGGGAAGAAAGTCAGGGAAGGTGTACCTTGCTGTCGGTCACGGCACCCAATCAAACGGCGTCTGGGACTCTGGCTGCGTGGACGGGAATTACACGGAAGCTGGTCTGATGCTAGCGATCGGGAAGGAGGCAGCAGCCAGACTAAGAGCGCTGGGCTTTACAGTATTAACGGATGCTGATACTGATAACGACAAAAACATTGCTGCCTGTGTCGCTCAGGCGAATTCATGGGGGGCTGATGTTTACGTATCACTGCACTGTGATTATAATAAAGCCCCGTCCGGGACGCTGCCAATTGTCTACCCAGGGAGTGGCGACGGAATCCAGATTGCAAACTGCCTGATTGCTTCAGCTCAAGTTCGTATCGGACTCAGTACCCGTGGTGTGATCCAGCGAGACGATTGGGAAGTTGCCGACACCGGCATGACCGCTTGCATCTTTGAGACTGGGGGTATTCGTCCTGACATCGGGTTATTGACCAATGCTTCAGCATTTGGTGAGGTCGTTGCACAAGGCATTTATGATTGGTTTTAA
- a CDS encoding shikimate dehydrogenase, producing MKISVDTKIYAVIGDPIAQSLSPQLHNGLFKETGVDALYLPIAVKSEDLKKLVDGLRLMNFGGLNVTKPHKIDIIEALDYLDPLAEKIGAVNTVVYCDKKMVGYNTDGFGFIKSIEKRVSKIPKETLTILILGCGGAVKSVAMALADWGIKKVIIANRTEEKAKELANLINESWPGKAQAISMAPEALKKAVDEAMVVVNGTSVGMAESAQQSPLPKELLRKELLVYDMIYSPPVTQLLKEAKEIGAETQNGLDMLLYQGLLAFELWTGIFPDPVFGKKLLLKKND from the coding sequence ATGAAGATTTCAGTTGATACGAAAATATATGCCGTCATCGGCGACCCGATCGCCCAAAGTTTATCCCCCCAATTACACAACGGATTATTTAAAGAAACCGGTGTGGATGCGCTATACCTCCCAATTGCGGTCAAGTCTGAGGATTTAAAAAAACTGGTGGACGGACTTAGACTGATGAACTTTGGGGGATTAAATGTGACTAAACCGCATAAGATCGACATCATAGAAGCGCTGGACTATTTGGACCCCCTGGCAGAAAAAATTGGTGCGGTCAATACGGTGGTTTATTGTGATAAAAAAATGGTGGGTTATAATACCGATGGGTTTGGTTTTATCAAATCGATTGAAAAAAGAGTTAGTAAAATCCCCAAAGAGACACTAACCATTCTGATTTTAGGGTGTGGGGGAGCCGTTAAATCAGTGGCCATGGCCTTGGCCGATTGGGGAATCAAAAAAGTCATCATCGCCAATCGCACGGAAGAAAAAGCAAAAGAATTGGCAAATTTGATTAATGAGAGCTGGCCGGGGAAAGCACAGGCCATTTCCATGGCACCTGAGGCGCTAAAAAAAGCTGTCGATGAAGCGATGGTGGTGGTCAATGGAACCAGTGTGGGGATGGCAGAGTCGGCACAACAATCGCCGCTGCCTAAAGAACTGCTTAGAAAAGAGTTATTAGTTTATGATATGATCTACAGTCCACCGGTAACGCAACTGCTAAAAGAGGCGAAAGAAATCGGCGCCGAAACTCAAAATGGTTTGGACATGCTTTTGTACCAGGGGTTGCTGGCTTTTGAATTATGGACGGGGATTTTTCCAGATCCAGTCTTTGGAAAAAAACTATTATTGAAAAAAAACGATTAG
- a CDS encoding CorA family divalent cation transporter — protein MLVYLLENATFTSASLEQIDKKNHLIHLCLLDFQSLPAVSGRLGISDRLVDECLNNRSSKLDSYDGYDFITLNLPMTIAQDYKPKRIGIYFRLDLLVFVSDRIDFINDIVVTSQTEGIKIQSLGKFFHLFFDKITIDDREVLVSIEEEITSLEEEFIVSIKDDLVDYLVTFRKRLLNLKQYYEQLVEISEAIEENENNLIDKKELRYFKILTNRVNRLFTNVLNLRDYGTQVREAYQAQLDINLNKVMKIFTVVTSIFLPLTLIVGWYGMNIMMPEFHWEYGYPFVIVLCVVVVMGTLLYFKKNKWF, from the coding sequence ATGCTGGTCTATCTTCTTGAAAACGCTACCTTTACATCGGCATCCCTTGAGCAGATCGACAAAAAGAATCACCTGATCCATCTCTGTCTGCTTGACTTCCAGTCACTTCCGGCAGTCAGCGGCCGCCTGGGAATCAGCGACCGACTTGTTGATGAATGCCTGAATAATCGATCATCAAAGCTTGATAGCTACGACGGCTACGATTTTATTACGCTGAACCTTCCTATGACCATCGCTCAAGATTATAAGCCAAAACGTATTGGTATTTACTTCCGATTGGATTTACTGGTTTTTGTATCCGATCGAATTGATTTTATTAATGACATTGTCGTCACCAGCCAAACCGAGGGGATTAAGATTCAGAGCCTGGGTAAATTTTTTCATTTGTTTTTTGATAAAATCACGATTGATGATCGCGAGGTACTGGTATCCATTGAAGAGGAGATTACCAGTCTAGAGGAGGAATTTATTGTCTCTATTAAAGATGATCTGGTTGATTATCTTGTTACCTTCCGGAAGCGACTTCTCAACCTTAAGCAGTATTATGAACAGCTCGTTGAAATATCCGAAGCCATCGAAGAAAATGAAAATAACCTGATTGATAAAAAGGAACTGCGCTATTTTAAAATTCTCACTAATCGGGTCAATCGGCTCTTTACTAATGTGTTGAACCTCCGGGATTATGGTACCCAAGTCCGGGAAGCCTACCAGGCCCAGTTGGACATTAACTTAAATAAAGTCATGAAAATTTTCACTGTGGTTACTTCCATTTTTCTGCCCTTGACGCTAATTGTCGGCTGGTACGGCATGAACATCATGATGCCGGAGTTTCATTGGGAATACGGTTATCCTTTCGTGATTGTTTTATGTGTTGTCGTGGTGATGGGTACACTGTTGTATTTCAAAAAAAACAAGTGGTTTTAG
- a CDS encoding Rossmann-like and DUF2520 domain-containing protein: MKIGFIGAGKVGTAMGIFFTQNSLTLSGYLSRSETSSQCAAKATDSAIFFNLPSLITASEVIFITTGDDQIPAVINQLVQAACLTERHTLVHTSGALSTDLFDPLSASGCGLCSLHPIMSFSDPLTASQNLKQTVFTLEGNDKGLAAVQKILKLTVNPYSVIDKGDKVLYHAAACILSNYLVTLIDSGFLLLKSTGIADDEITRAFMPLITATLENIEKSGTVNALTGPLVRGDENTIAKHTEAIKTQTPEFLTLYQTMGLATIEMIKDKRIDGNTYDHLKNRLK, encoded by the coding sequence ATGAAAATCGGATTTATTGGTGCCGGTAAAGTCGGCACCGCCATGGGTATTTTTTTTACACAAAATAGTCTGACCCTATCGGGTTACCTAAGCCGCAGTGAGACCTCCTCTCAATGCGCGGCCAAAGCGACTGACTCCGCTATTTTTTTCAACCTTCCCAGCCTTATAACCGCAAGTGAAGTGATTTTTATCACCACTGGCGATGATCAGATTCCTGCGGTTATCAATCAACTCGTCCAAGCTGCCTGCTTAACCGAGCGTCATACTCTTGTCCATACCAGCGGCGCTCTGTCCACCGATCTTTTTGATCCGCTTTCAGCTTCAGGGTGCGGTTTGTGTTCACTTCATCCGATCATGAGTTTTTCTGATCCTCTCACGGCGTCTCAAAATTTAAAGCAAACGGTTTTTACCCTCGAAGGCAATGACAAGGGTCTGGCCGCTGTACAAAAAATCCTTAAGCTCACCGTCAATCCCTATTCCGTGATTGACAAGGGCGATAAGGTGCTCTACCATGCCGCTGCCTGTATCCTCTCCAACTATCTGGTGACCCTGATTGATTCGGGTTTTTTACTGCTAAAAAGCACCGGAATTGCCGACGACGAAATCACCCGAGCCTTTATGCCGCTGATCACCGCTACGCTGGAAAACATCGAAAAATCTGGAACGGTCAATGCCCTCACCGGCCCTCTGGTTCGGGGCGATGAAAACACCATCGCCAAACACACCGAAGCGATTAAGACGCAAACCCCGGAATTTCTGACGCTCTACCAGACCATGGGTTTAGCGACCATTGAGATGATCAAGGACAAACGGATTGATGGTAACACCTATGATCATTTGAAAAATCGACTAAAATAA